A single genomic interval of Zunongwangia sp. HGR-M22 harbors:
- a CDS encoding IPExxxVDY family protein yields MHAHRMMLEDIEEEDFKLIAIYANLEPYKMAFLLNRYLNLKLMRSRFDVDFNHKDVQAMYALFTYKDLSSYRDYSLVSNKFKGESRKILNAGSLFLEEEVRPLEVNLILQYKKVDFFLKIEENIEDQQVHQLVSQIGRIPQVQAAYKIHVDHLKSKQNLIFE; encoded by the coding sequence ATGCATGCACATCGAATGATGCTTGAAGATATTGAAGAAGAGGACTTTAAATTGATAGCGATTTATGCTAATTTAGAGCCTTATAAAATGGCTTTTTTGCTAAATCGATATTTAAATTTGAAATTGATGAGAAGTCGGTTTGATGTAGACTTCAATCATAAAGATGTTCAGGCAATGTATGCTTTATTTACATACAAAGACCTTAGCAGTTATAGAGATTATAGCCTGGTGAGTAATAAATTTAAAGGAGAATCCAGAAAAATTTTGAATGCCGGATCTCTGTTTTTAGAAGAAGAAGTAAGACCTTTAGAGGTTAATCTTATTCTTCAGTATAAGAAAGTTGATTTTTTTTTGAAAATAGAAGAAAATATAGAAGATCAACAGGTTCATCAACTGGTGAGCCAGATAGGACGTATTCCGCAGGTACAGGCTGCCTATAAGATCCATGTGGATCATTTAAAATCCAAACAAAATCTAATTTTTGAATAA
- the pyk gene encoding pyruvate kinase: MPTNKKTKIVATLGPATSSKQTLNDMLQAGVNVFRINFSHADYSDVKDRVQMIRELNEEKGYNAAILADLQGPKLRVGKMEEGVVVSPGDEIVFATGERFEGSKERVFMNYAAFPKDVNEGERVLLDDGKLIFEVVNTNKENEVKAKVIQGGPLKSNKGVNLPNTNISLPALTEKDVEDAKFACSLKVDWIALSFVRHEKDIIELQDLIKEHTEYKIPIIAKIEKPEGVENIEKIAAYCDGLMVARGDLGVEIPAQEVPLIQKKLVLVAKKARIPVIIATQMMETMITSLTPTRAEVNDVANSVMDGADAVMLSGETSVGQYPVQVIEKMASILRSVENSPLIKVPHEPPHVRTKRYITKSICYHAAHMANEIKAKAICTLTNSGYTAFQISAWRPESHILVFTSNRTILNRLSLLWGVQAFYYDKYSTTDETIDDINSIAKSDGFVEQGDFTINLAAMPITSKGMVNTLRVSEIE, translated from the coding sequence ATGCCAACAAATAAGAAGACTAAAATAGTTGCTACTTTAGGGCCAGCAACTAGCTCAAAACAAACTTTAAACGATATGCTCCAAGCTGGAGTAAATGTGTTTAGAATTAATTTTTCACACGCCGATTACAGTGATGTAAAAGATCGTGTGCAAATGATTAGAGAGCTAAATGAAGAGAAAGGGTACAACGCTGCAATTCTTGCAGATTTACAAGGTCCGAAATTACGAGTTGGAAAAATGGAAGAAGGTGTCGTAGTGTCACCTGGAGATGAAATTGTTTTTGCTACCGGAGAGCGATTTGAAGGTTCTAAAGAACGTGTTTTTATGAATTATGCTGCGTTTCCTAAAGATGTGAACGAAGGGGAGCGAGTTCTTTTAGATGATGGTAAATTAATATTCGAAGTTGTTAACACGAATAAAGAAAACGAAGTTAAAGCAAAAGTAATTCAGGGTGGTCCCTTAAAATCTAATAAGGGCGTTAATCTTCCTAATACAAATATTTCTTTACCTGCGCTTACCGAGAAAGACGTGGAAGATGCAAAATTTGCATGCAGCTTAAAGGTAGACTGGATAGCACTTTCTTTCGTTAGACATGAGAAAGATATTATTGAACTTCAGGATTTAATAAAAGAGCATACCGAATATAAAATACCGATTATTGCTAAAATTGAAAAGCCAGAAGGTGTTGAAAATATAGAAAAAATTGCGGCTTATTGTGACGGATTAATGGTAGCTCGAGGTGATTTAGGAGTTGAAATTCCTGCGCAAGAAGTTCCATTAATTCAGAAAAAATTAGTTCTTGTCGCTAAAAAAGCGCGTATACCGGTGATCATCGCAACCCAAATGATGGAAACCATGATTACCAGTTTAACACCAACTAGAGCAGAAGTTAATGATGTAGCAAACTCTGTTATGGATGGAGCTGATGCAGTTATGTTAAGTGGAGAAACCTCAGTAGGGCAATATCCAGTTCAGGTTATCGAAAAAATGGCTTCAATTTTAAGAAGTGTAGAGAATTCGCCGTTAATTAAAGTTCCGCATGAGCCGCCACATGTTCGTACAAAAAGATATATAACTAAATCTATTTGTTATCATGCTGCACATATGGCTAACGAAATTAAGGCTAAAGCAATTTGTACGCTAACCAATAGTGGTTATACGGCCTTCCAAATTTCAGCTTGGCGTCCAGAAAGCCATATTCTTGTATTTACTTCTAATAGAACTATCCTTAATCGTCTTAGTTTACTTTGGGGAGTTCAGGCGTTTTATTACGACAAATACAGTACTACAGATGAAACTATAGATGACATTAATAGTATCGCAAAATCAGATGGTTTTGTAGAACAGGGAGATTTTACGATCAACCTGGCTGCTATGCCAATTACCTCTAAAGGAATGGTAAATACGCTTAGAGTTTCTGAAATAGAGTAA
- the dinB gene encoding DNA polymerase IV, which produces MRKIIHIDMDAFYASVEQLDNPELRGKPIAVGGSSQRGVVSAASYEARKYGVKSAMSSVIAKRNCPELIFVKTRFDRYRELSQQIRSIFFEYTDLVEPLSLDEAYLDVTSNKKGNPSATMIAREIRAKIKEKTGLNASAGISINKFIAKVASDFNKPNGQKTVNPEEVETFLEALEIRKFHGVGKVTAEKMYRLGIFTGKDLKSKSEEYLAEHFGKHGSYYYNVVRGIHLSEVKPNRMRKSLGAERTFSENISSEIFMLEKLNSIAEEIEKRLKKSKVAGKTVTLKIKYSDFSLQTRSKTISYFISSKDLILELAKELLYQEKMKDSVRLLGISLSNLNTDKPSKKEEEQKEIIVQLKFDF; this is translated from the coding sequence ATGCGCAAGATTATTCATATCGACATGGATGCGTTTTACGCCTCTGTAGAACAGCTGGACAATCCCGAATTAAGAGGGAAACCCATCGCCGTTGGCGGTAGTTCACAACGCGGCGTTGTGAGCGCGGCAAGCTACGAGGCTAGAAAATATGGTGTAAAAAGTGCAATGAGTAGTGTAATTGCTAAAAGAAATTGCCCAGAGCTCATTTTTGTTAAAACCAGATTTGATCGTTATCGTGAGCTTTCGCAGCAAATTAGAAGCATCTTTTTTGAATATACAGATCTTGTAGAACCGTTATCGTTAGATGAAGCGTATCTTGATGTAACAAGCAATAAAAAAGGAAATCCTAGTGCCACCATGATTGCCAGAGAAATTCGGGCTAAAATCAAGGAAAAAACGGGATTAAATGCTTCGGCAGGAATTTCAATTAACAAGTTTATTGCAAAAGTAGCAAGCGATTTTAATAAGCCTAATGGGCAAAAAACTGTAAATCCTGAAGAAGTTGAGACATTTTTGGAAGCACTGGAAATAAGAAAGTTTCACGGTGTTGGAAAAGTGACTGCTGAAAAGATGTACAGACTTGGAATATTTACCGGAAAAGATCTAAAATCGAAATCTGAAGAATATCTTGCAGAACATTTTGGCAAACACGGTTCCTATTATTATAATGTTGTACGGGGTATTCATCTAAGCGAAGTTAAACCTAATAGAATGCGAAAATCACTTGGTGCAGAGCGCACATTTAGCGAAAATATATCTTCAGAAATATTTATGCTGGAAAAGCTGAATAGTATTGCTGAGGAGATTGAAAAGAGATTGAAAAAAAGTAAAGTTGCCGGAAAGACTGTGACACTCAAAATAAAATACAGTGATTTTAGTTTACAAACACGTAGTAAAACAATCTCTTATTTTATTTCAAGTAAAGATCTCATTTTAGAGCTCGCTAAAGAGCTTTTGTATCAGGAAAAGATGAAAGATTCTGTGCGGCTTTTAGGCATTTCTCTTTCCAATTTAAATACTGACAAGCCTTCTAAAAAAGAAGAAGAACAGAAGGAAATAATTGTTCAGTTGAAGTTTGATTTTTAA
- a CDS encoding NAD(P)H-binding protein, translating to MQKTAIVLGATGLTGRNLVEELLKNNVYSKITLFSRSSLGRKDGKLEEHLVDLFKLEDYKDNFVADHVFCCIGTTKSKTPDKETYKKIDHGIPVTAAKLSAKNNAECFTVISAMGADANSKIFYNQTKGKMEQDVMVKNVPNIYIIRPALIVGDRTEKRFFEKLATHAFKIFNFMLVGKLKKYRSVKSIHIAKTMIEVANNGYPDSIIKSNKISELATTYDGRN from the coding sequence ATGCAAAAGACGGCAATTGTATTAGGAGCTACAGGTTTAACCGGAAGGAATTTGGTAGAAGAACTTCTTAAAAATAATGTGTATTCTAAAATAACGTTATTTTCCAGAAGTAGTTTAGGAAGAAAAGATGGGAAGCTTGAAGAGCATCTGGTCGATCTATTTAAATTAGAAGATTATAAGGACAATTTTGTAGCCGATCATGTCTTTTGCTGTATCGGTACCACTAAATCCAAAACGCCCGATAAAGAAACCTACAAAAAAATAGATCATGGGATTCCTGTCACTGCAGCAAAACTATCTGCCAAAAATAATGCAGAATGTTTTACCGTAATCTCTGCTATGGGAGCCGATGCAAATAGTAAAATCTTTTATAATCAAACAAAAGGTAAAATGGAGCAGGATGTCATGGTAAAAAATGTTCCTAATATTTATATTATCAGACCTGCATTAATTGTTGGTGATCGAACAGAAAAGCGTTTTTTTGAAAAACTTGCCACGCATGCTTTTAAAATTTTTAATTTTATGCTTGTAGGGAAATTAAAAAAATATCGATCTGTAAAATCGATTCATATTGCAAAAACGATGATTGAAGTTGCTAATAATGGATATCCAGATTCGATAATTAAATCGAATAAAATAAGCGAACTCGCAACAACATACGATGGTAGAAATTGA
- a CDS encoding CYTH domain-containing protein yields the protein MVEIERKFLVNSEDFKKVAYNKSRIQQGFLNTNPERTVRIRIKDEEAYITVKGKNNEAGLTRFEWEKQIDKNEAEELLKLCEPGMIDKTRFLVKSDAHTFEVDEFYGENEGLIVAEVELLSEKENFKKPDWLGDEVTGQAKYYNSQLIKNPYKNW from the coding sequence ATGGTAGAAATTGAGCGTAAATTTTTAGTGAATTCTGAAGATTTTAAAAAAGTGGCATATAATAAAAGCCGAATACAACAAGGTTTTTTAAATACAAATCCTGAGCGTACAGTAAGAATTAGAATAAAAGATGAAGAAGCCTATATTACAGTAAAAGGGAAGAATAATGAAGCGGGATTAACTCGTTTTGAATGGGAAAAGCAAATCGATAAGAATGAAGCTGAAGAATTACTGAAACTTTGTGAACCCGGAATGATCGATAAAACGCGTTTTTTAGTAAAATCTGATGCGCATACTTTTGAAGTAGATGAATTTTACGGCGAAAATGAAGGTTTAATTGTTGCTGAAGTAGAACTTTTAAGTGAAAAAGAGAATTTTAAAAAACCAGATTGGTTGGGTGACGAAGTAACTGGGCAAGCCAAATATTACAATTCTCAGCTAATTAAAAATCCTTATAAAAACTGGTAG
- the trxA gene encoding thioredoxin: MSTFGDIISDEKPVLIDFYADWCGPCKTLAPILKEVKTELGEDIKIIKIDVDKNQQLAAKYQVKGVPTMMLFKNGGQLWRQSGVLQKQEIIDIIKSKA; this comes from the coding sequence ATGAGCACTTTTGGAGACATCATCTCCGATGAAAAACCTGTTTTAATTGACTTTTATGCCGATTGGTGTGGTCCTTGCAAAACGCTTGCTCCAATCTTAAAAGAGGTGAAAACAGAATTGGGAGAAGACATCAAAATCATCAAAATTGATGTTGATAAAAATCAACAACTTGCCGCCAAATATCAGGTGAAAGGTGTTCCCACAATGATGCTTTTTAAAAATGGCGGGCAACTTTGGAGACAATCTGGTGTTTTACAAAAACAAGAGATTATTGATATTATTAAATCTAAAGCTTGA
- a CDS encoding adenylate/guanylate cyclase domain-containing protein has translation MGKFYAINFYSFSNQHPFLSKILKQIIFWILAYGLLFLIIHLTALSVLQAIGKSTNISITGVLTLFLGLGAFLGVALGFIDHFLKNYIFRNRSLGFNILAGGILYFSVLTFIISFIRYVVVEYADDSFLNEYTENIIRMNWKFYNIIILSYTLFMTLVLSFINQMTNKFGPGLILPFLLGKFRYPTEENRLFMFLDLKDSTQLAEKLGHVRYSAFIQESFMDINQMVKKHNAQIYQYVGDEVVISWPLKWFDSTEAIRFFFAVHNRFQQKKEHYLKSYNHVPVFKAGAHQGLVTAVEVGDIKREIAYHGDTLNVAARIEGLCKTYDKLILISGKVNENSKISKEFEVKPLGPQKLEGRKMSVDVFSITEK, from the coding sequence ATGGGGAAATTTTACGCTATAAATTTTTATAGTTTTTCTAATCAACATCCATTTTTAAGCAAAATCCTTAAACAAATTATTTTCTGGATTTTAGCTTATGGGCTGTTGTTTCTAATAATTCATCTTACCGCGTTATCTGTTTTACAGGCTATTGGCAAATCAACCAATATTTCAATTACAGGTGTGTTAACGCTATTTTTAGGATTAGGTGCATTTTTAGGTGTTGCCCTTGGATTTATTGACCACTTTCTAAAAAATTATATCTTCAGAAATCGATCTTTAGGATTTAATATTTTGGCGGGTGGTATTCTTTATTTTTCCGTGCTAACCTTTATCATATCTTTTATAAGGTATGTGGTTGTAGAATATGCCGATGATTCGTTCTTAAACGAATACACTGAAAATATTATTAGAATGAATTGGAAATTCTACAATATTATCATTCTAAGTTATACGTTGTTTATGACTTTGGTTCTAAGTTTTATCAACCAGATGACCAACAAATTTGGTCCTGGGCTAATTTTACCATTTTTGTTGGGAAAGTTCCGTTATCCAACCGAGGAGAATCGACTTTTTATGTTTCTAGACTTAAAAGATTCAACACAATTGGCAGAAAAGCTAGGACATGTACGATATAGCGCATTTATACAAGAAAGCTTTATGGACATCAATCAAATGGTAAAAAAACATAATGCGCAAATTTATCAGTATGTTGGAGATGAAGTTGTAATAAGTTGGCCATTAAAATGGTTTGATTCTACTGAAGCAATTAGATTTTTCTTTGCAGTTCACAATCGATTTCAGCAAAAAAAAGAACATTATCTTAAATCTTATAATCATGTTCCCGTGTTTAAAGCAGGAGCACATCAAGGATTGGTTACAGCTGTAGAGGTGGGAGATATTAAACGGGAAATCGCTTATCACGGTGACACTTTAAATGTGGCTGCTAGAATTGAAGGTCTATGCAAAACCTATGATAAATTAATTTTGATTTCTGGGAAAGTAAACGAGAACTCAAAAATTTCTAAGGAGTTTGAAGTAAAGCCTCTAGGACCGCAAAAACTGGAAGGAAGAAAAATGAGTGTAGATGTTTTCTCTATTACTGAAAAATAA
- a CDS encoding efflux transporter outer membrane subunit has product MKKYISFKFLVFPILLCSLQSCFVAKEYERPEVVKEENFRTDNLPQDSITMADVSWRDLFTDPVLQQYIEEGLENNIDIRVALQQILASEAYLKQGKAGYFPTLSGNASFSRNYFSKNSQIGLQLGNVPGGGIGDHIDQYEISGNLSWEADIWGKIRSNKRAYEASYLQSVAAHQAVKTQLISSIATTYYNLLSLDEQIKVTKQTIKNRKNSLETNKALKEAGNVTAAAVKQTEAQVYTAQAILIDLKNDMRLMENSMSILLGKAPMEIERTELSDQKITTELKIGVPTQLLRNRPDVIQAEYNLWNAFELTNVARANFYPSLTITATGGLQSLDAGDLVDTNSLFANIIGGLTQPIFNGRQIRTQHEVAEAQQEQARLNFRQAILTASQEVSDALYNYEAASEKIEVKEKEFDAYSTATDYSEQLLNNGLANYLEVLTARENTLNSRLDLINARYTQLNSLVNLYEALGGGWQ; this is encoded by the coding sequence ATGAAAAAATACATCAGTTTTAAATTTCTGGTATTCCCAATACTTTTATGTAGTCTGCAATCTTGTTTTGTAGCTAAAGAATACGAAAGACCAGAAGTTGTTAAAGAAGAAAACTTCAGAACAGATAATCTGCCACAGGATAGTATTACTATGGCAGATGTCTCTTGGAGAGATTTATTCACCGATCCTGTTTTACAACAATACATTGAAGAAGGATTGGAGAATAATATCGATATTAGGGTAGCTTTGCAACAAATTCTTGCTTCAGAAGCATACCTTAAACAAGGTAAAGCCGGTTATTTTCCAACACTAAGCGGCAATGCAAGTTTCTCTAGAAACTATTTCTCTAAAAATAGTCAGATAGGTTTACAATTAGGAAATGTGCCAGGAGGAGGAATTGGTGACCATATAGATCAATATGAAATATCTGGGAACCTTTCTTGGGAAGCCGACATTTGGGGTAAAATTAGGAGTAACAAAAGAGCTTACGAAGCCAGTTACCTTCAAAGCGTTGCTGCTCATCAGGCAGTAAAAACGCAACTTATTTCTAGTATTGCGACAACTTATTATAATTTGCTTTCTTTAGACGAGCAGATTAAAGTAACCAAGCAAACGATAAAAAACCGTAAAAATAGCCTTGAAACCAACAAAGCGTTAAAAGAGGCTGGAAACGTTACTGCCGCTGCCGTAAAGCAAACGGAAGCTCAAGTATATACGGCACAGGCGATCTTAATAGATCTTAAAAATGATATGCGATTGATGGAGAATAGCATGTCTATCCTACTAGGTAAAGCTCCTATGGAAATAGAGAGAACAGAACTATCTGATCAGAAAATAACGACTGAATTAAAAATCGGTGTTCCAACTCAACTACTTAGAAATCGTCCAGATGTAATCCAAGCTGAATATAATCTTTGGAATGCTTTTGAACTTACTAATGTAGCAAGAGCAAATTTCTATCCATCCTTAACGATCACAGCTACTGGTGGATTGCAAAGTTTGGATGCAGGAGATTTAGTTGATACCAACTCACTGTTTGCAAATATAATTGGTGGCTTAACACAACCTATTTTTAACGGTCGCCAAATAAGAACGCAGCACGAAGTTGCAGAAGCTCAACAAGAGCAAGCTCGTTTAAACTTTAGACAGGCGATTCTTACTGCAAGCCAAGAAGTATCTGACGCGCTTTATAATTACGAGGCTGCGAGTGAAAAAATAGAGGTTAAAGAAAAAGAATTTGATGCCTACAGCACTGCAACAGATTATTCTGAGCAATTACTTAATAACGGATTAGCGAATTATCTTGAAGTATTAACTGCAAGAGAAAATACGCTTAATTCTAGATTAGACCTTATTAATGCTAGATATACGCAACTAAATTCTTTAGTTAATTTGTACGAAGCATTAGGTGGTGGATGGCAATAA
- a CDS encoding efflux RND transporter permease subunit has product MLKTFIERPVLSTVISIIIVILGVLGLSNLPIEQYPDIAPPTVKVSATYTGASAETILESVIIPIEEQINGVEGMTYITSSATNNGTAEITVYFEQDTDPDIDAVNVQNRVALANPLLPQEVTQAGVTTQKQQTSSLMFMSFYTTNPNYDATFLNNYLNINVVPEFKRVSGVGDVNVFSRQDYAMRIWLKPERLTAYDLVPSDVISALNEQSLEAAAGTLGQNSGETFSYTIKYPGRYKEEGQYEDIIIKALGNGEFLRLKDVADIQLDAQSYQVSSNTLGNPSVSMAVYQTKGSNAQEIIESIKSRLEELKKDFPEGIEVFIPYDTNEFLNASIEKVVHTLVEAFILVFIVVFIFLQDFRSTLIPAIAVPVSIVGTFFFLNLFGYSINLLTLFALVLAIGIVVDDAIVVVEAVHAKLDEGAKTAKGATINAMQEISGAIISITLVMAAVFIPVTFITGPTGVFYEQFGITLIVAIAISAVNALTLSPALCALFLKPHNEHDDENKKKNYLQRFYAAFNRGFNATINRYGKSLQFLYKNKWITVLILILSGVGIWWTATTTPTGFVPNEDRGIVFANIELPAGSSLDKTHQISEELYNKVKNIPGIQGLNMVDGFSLLNGQGSNYALGFIKLDNWSERGEDSLSVEAITGKLFGTAATIPDANIIFFSPPSIPGFSSASGVEVNLLDRSSGSFKDLDEANKKFMQSIMSHPEVQYAQTAFNTNYPQYQMDINIPLAKQTGVTISDIFATMQGYIGGIYAADFSRFGKQYRVYIQSYPNARADKDDLNQMYVKTSTGEMSPLTEYVSLERVYGPQSVTRFNLFNSTKLTVAMNPGFSSGDGIDIVNEEISKLGSNYTTAYSGLTREEVNAGSQTIMIFILCVVFVYFLLAAQYESYLLPFSVILSLPLGIFGAYISTKLMGLENNIYFQIALIMLVGLLAKNAILIVEFAIQRRRNGESIVDAGIDGAKARLRPILMTSFAFILGLMPLVLASGVGAEGNRSIGTGAVGGLLIGTILGVFVIPILFILFQWLQEKIGKKPEAVEQTES; this is encoded by the coding sequence ATGCTTAAAACATTTATAGAAAGGCCCGTCCTCTCTACAGTGATATCTATTATCATTGTTATTTTGGGAGTTCTGGGACTTAGCAATTTACCAATAGAGCAATACCCTGATATTGCACCTCCAACGGTAAAAGTTTCTGCTACCTATACAGGTGCCAGTGCAGAAACTATTCTGGAAAGTGTAATTATTCCTATTGAAGAGCAGATAAACGGGGTAGAAGGAATGACCTACATTACTTCTAGTGCGACCAATAACGGTACTGCTGAAATTACTGTTTATTTTGAACAGGATACAGATCCCGATATCGATGCGGTAAACGTACAAAACAGGGTTGCCCTTGCCAATCCATTATTACCACAAGAGGTAACACAAGCTGGTGTAACTACACAAAAACAGCAGACAAGTTCGCTGATGTTTATGTCTTTTTATACCACTAACCCTAATTACGACGCAACATTTTTAAATAATTATCTAAATATTAATGTTGTTCCTGAATTCAAAAGGGTTTCTGGTGTTGGTGATGTTAATGTATTTTCTCGCCAGGATTACGCCATGCGAATTTGGCTAAAACCAGAACGATTAACAGCTTATGATCTTGTTCCTTCAGATGTAATTTCAGCCTTAAACGAACAGAGTTTAGAAGCCGCTGCTGGTACTTTAGGACAAAATAGTGGAGAAACCTTTTCTTACACCATAAAATATCCCGGCCGTTATAAAGAAGAAGGACAGTACGAAGATATTATCATAAAAGCGCTTGGAAACGGAGAGTTCCTTAGACTTAAAGATGTTGCAGATATTCAATTAGATGCACAATCTTACCAGGTAAGCTCCAATACTTTAGGTAATCCTAGTGTAAGTATGGCCGTTTATCAAACCAAAGGTTCAAATGCTCAGGAAATCATCGAAAGTATTAAATCTCGTTTAGAAGAGTTAAAAAAAGATTTTCCTGAAGGAATCGAGGTTTTTATCCCTTACGATACCAATGAATTCTTAAATGCTTCTATCGAAAAAGTAGTACATACACTTGTTGAAGCATTCATATTAGTATTTATTGTAGTATTTATTTTTCTACAGGATTTCAGATCTACACTTATCCCTGCTATTGCAGTACCGGTTTCGATTGTAGGTACATTTTTCTTCCTGAATCTTTTTGGATACTCCATAAACTTACTAACGCTATTTGCCTTAGTACTAGCGATTGGTATTGTGGTAGATGATGCGATTGTGGTTGTAGAAGCCGTCCACGCCAAATTAGATGAAGGTGCAAAAACTGCAAAAGGCGCTACTATAAACGCCATGCAGGAAATTTCAGGTGCAATTATTTCTATTACCCTGGTAATGGCCGCTGTATTTATACCCGTAACTTTTATTACAGGACCAACAGGTGTATTTTATGAGCAATTTGGTATTACTTTGATTGTAGCCATTGCGATTTCTGCGGTAAATGCATTAACACTTAGTCCCGCGTTGTGTGCTTTATTCTTAAAACCACATAATGAGCATGATGATGAAAATAAGAAAAAGAACTACTTACAGCGATTCTATGCAGCCTTCAATAGAGGTTTTAACGCTACAATTAATCGCTATGGTAAATCCTTACAATTCCTTTATAAAAATAAATGGATTACGGTTTTAATTTTGATATTATCAGGAGTTGGAATTTGGTGGACGGCTACAACAACGCCTACCGGTTTTGTACCTAATGAAGATAGAGGAATTGTATTTGCAAATATTGAATTACCAGCAGGTTCTTCATTAGATAAAACACATCAGATATCTGAAGAGCTTTATAATAAAGTTAAAAATATTCCAGGTATCCAAGGATTAAACATGGTAGATGGATTTAGTCTATTGAACGGCCAGGGTAGTAACTATGCTTTAGGATTTATAAAACTTGACAATTGGAGTGAACGTGGTGAAGATTCGTTATCTGTTGAAGCTATTACAGGAAAGCTTTTTGGTACCGCAGCCACCATACCAGACGCAAACATCATTTTCTTTTCTCCTCCTAGTATTCCAGGATTTAGTTCTGCATCAGGAGTTGAAGTAAACTTATTAGACCGTTCCAGCGGTAGCTTTAAGGATTTAGATGAAGCGAATAAAAAGTTTATGCAAAGCATTATGTCTCATCCTGAAGTGCAATATGCTCAAACAGCATTCAACACAAACTATCCCCAATATCAAATGGATATTAATATTCCATTAGCCAAGCAAACGGGTGTTACCATAAGTGACATTTTTGCAACAATGCAGGGATATATTGGAGGTATTTATGCGGCTGATTTTTCTAGGTTTGGTAAACAATATCGAGTTTATATCCAGTCTTATCCTAATGCCAGAGCAGATAAAGATGACCTTAATCAAATGTATGTTAAAACTTCAACAGGCGAAATGTCTCCGCTTACTGAGTATGTAAGTTTAGAAAGAGTTTATGGCCCTCAATCTGTAACAAGGTTCAACCTTTTTAACTCTACTAAGTTAACGGTTGCTATGAATCCAGGATTTAGTTCTGGTGATGGTATTGATATTGTAAACGAAGAGATAAGCAAGTTAGGCTCTAATTATACCACAGCTTATTCAGGACTTACGCGAGAAGAAGTTAATGCTGGTAGCCAAACAATTATGATTTTTATACTTTGTGTGGTATTTGTTTATTTCTTATTAGCTGCGCAATACGAAAGTTATTTACTTCCATTTTCTGTAATTCTTTCTTTACCTCTAGGTATTTTTGGAGCGTATATAAGTACTAAGCTTATGGGACTGGAAAATAATATTTACTTCCAGATTGCTTTGATCATGCTGGTTGGACTATTGGCGAAGAATGCAATTCTAATTGTAGAATTCGCAATTCAACGTAGAAGAAACGGAGAGTCTATTGTAGATGCCGGGATTGATGGTGCAAAAGCCCGTTTGAGACCTATTCTTATGACATCCTTCGCCTTTATTTTAGGATTAATGCCGTTGGTATTAGCCTCTGGTGTAGGAGCAGAAGGAAACCGATCTATAGGAACAGGAGCTGTTGGAGGATTACTTATAGGAACGATCTTAGGAGTTTTCGTAATCCCTATTCTATTTATCCTTTTCCAATGGTTGCAGGAAAAAATAGGAAAGAAGCCTGAAGCCGTAGAACAAACAGAATCTTAG